A window from Mangifera indica cultivar Alphonso chromosome 2, CATAS_Mindica_2.1, whole genome shotgun sequence encodes these proteins:
- the LOC123207377 gene encoding uncharacterized protein LOC123207377 isoform X2 encodes MDSSKKKKGEEEKKTKETKTKAKTPEKKKETNTKTKPKATSKKQKTNKISNGAVSDSKDVASPTSNNDSQQKQPHKKRSLEPIKNKRSESKKPKKSGKKQELDDEEEKEDMKYSVFPMSRIKRIMKSQGCDSALTGDAVFLVNKATEKFLEQFSEDAYACCVKDRKKSVAYKHLASVVSKQMRYEFLSGVRIILPTI; translated from the exons ATGGATTCTtcgaagaaaaagaaaggagaagaggagaagaaaacaaaagaaaccaaAACCAAAGCGAAAACTCcggagaagaagaaggagacCAATACAAAGACCAAACCAAAGGCAACTTCAAAGAAACAGAAAACTAACAAGATCAGCAATGGTGCCGTGAGCGACTCCAAGGATGTTGCCTCACCAACATCAAACAATGACTCGCAACAAAAACAACCCCACAAGAAGAGAAGTCTAGAGCCCATAAAAAATAAGCGAAGCGAGAGCAAGAAACCCAAGAAAAGCGGTAAAAAACAAGAGCTTGACGATGAGGAAGAGAAAGAGGACATGAAATATTCTGTCTTTCCCATGAGTAGAATTAAAAGGATTATGAAAAGTCAAGGTTGTGATTCTGCATTAACTGGGGATGCTGTTTTTCTCGTTAACAAAGCTACG GAGAAGTTTCTTGAACAGTTTAGTGAAGATGCCTATGCATGTTGTGTTAAGGATCGTAAAAAATCTGTTGCTTATAAACACTTAG CATCTGTTGTTTCTAAACAAATGAGATATGAATTTCTCTCAG GTGTGCGTATTATCCTGCCAACAATCTAA
- the LOC123207359 gene encoding uncharacterized protein LOC123207359: MEMGVRISSALLAFLLVFISMKSAFGEGQSNGKGNSNNNKKGAYDAASTNYYMLTSLPTGQERAYCLARGACKQKSLVCPAQCPQRKPKHNKKQKGCFIDCSSKCEVTCKWRTPNCNGYGSLCYDPRFVGGDGVMFYFHGAKGGNFAIVSDDNLQINAHFIGTRPVGRTRDFTWVQALAVMFDSHMLVIASKKVSQWDDNIDALTVRWDGETVNVPMDGDAEWRIKDNREVVVERTDDTNSVRVTVAGLLEMDVKIRPIGAEENRTHNYQLPNDDAFAHLETQFRFPKLTDLVEGVLGKTYRPDYASPVKRGVPMPMMGGEDKYQTPSLYSPLCRLCRFHRQSETIAVE; encoded by the exons ATGGAGATGGGTGTGAGAATATCAAGTGCTTTATTAGCTTTCTTGCTAGTATTCATTTCAATGAAATCTGCATTTGGAGAAGGTCAAAGCAATGGGAAAGGAAACagcaacaacaataaaaaggGTGCCTATGATGCTGCTTCAACAAATTACTACATGTTAACATCTTTGCCAACAGGGCAGGAACGGGCTTACTGTCTGGCTAGAGGGGCCTGTAAGCAAAAATCTCTAGTGTGTCCTGCTCAATGTCCACAGAGGAAGCCTAAGCACAACAAGAAGCAAAAGGGATGCTTCATTGACTGCAGTAGCAAGTGTGAAGTCACTTGCAAGT GGAGAACACCAAACTGCAATGGATATGGTTCTCTTTGTTATGATCCACGGTTTGTAGGTGGTGATGGTGTAATGTTTTACTTCCATGGAGCCAAGGGAGGGAATTTTGCCATTGTCTCAGATGACAACCTTCAAATCAATGCTCATTTCATCGGCACTCGACCTGTGGGAAGGACTCGAGACTTTACATGGGTGCAAGCTCTTGCAGTCATGTTTGATTCTCACATGCTTGTCATTGCTTCCAAGAAAGTCTCACAGTGGGATGATAATATTGATGCACTCACTGTGAGATGGGATGGTGAGACAGTTAATGTCCCCATGGATGGAGACGCTGAATGGAGGATAAAGGATAACAGGGAAGTTGTGGTGGAAAGAACTGATGATACAAACAGTGTTAGAGTGACAGTGGCAGGCTTGTTGGAAATGGATGTGAAGATTAGACCTATTGGAGCTGAAGAAAACAGGACTCACAACTATCAATTACCAAATGATGATGCTTTTGCTCACTTGGAGACACAGTTCAGGTTTCCAAAACTAACTGACCTTGTTGAAGGGGTTTTGGGCAAAACTTACAGGCCGGATTATGCTAGCCCTGTCAAGAGAGGAGTTCCAATGCCAATGATGGGCGGGGAAGACAAGTACCAAACGCCATCCCTATATTCACCTCTTTGCAGACTTTGCAGATTCCATAGGCAGTCAGAGACGATTGCTGttgaataa
- the LOC123207351 gene encoding beta-galactosidase 8 codes for MLDIRGKEILVVLCLALGVLATTSFAVDVTYDHRAVVIDGKRRVLISGSIHYPRSTPEMWPDLIQKSKDGGLDVIETYVFWNLHEPVRNQYNFEGRYDLVKFVKLVAEAGLYAHLRIGPYVCAEWNYGGFPLWLHFVPGIELRTDNEPYKAEMQRFTTKIVDLMKQEKLYASQGGPIILSQIENEYGNIDSAYGAAGKSYIKWAASMAVSQNTGVPWVMCQQSDAPDPMINTCNGFYCDQFTPNSDKKPKMWTENWTGWFLSFGGAVPYRPVEDIAFAVARFFQRGGTFQNYYMYHGGTNFDRTSGGPFIATSYDYDAPLDEYGQLRQPKWGHLKDLHKAIKLCEPALVATDPTITSLGQNLEAAVYKSGSTCAAFLANIDTKSDVTVNFSGNSYQLPAWSVSILPDCKNVVLNTAKINSVTVVPSFTHQSLKVNDDSSDAPQSDWSYINEPVGISKKDAFSKVGLLEQINTTADKSDYLWYSLSTVFKADEPFLQDGSKTVLHVESLGHGLHAFVNGKLAGSGRGSSGNAKVSVEIPVTLAPGKNTIDLLSFTVGLQNYGAFYDKRGAGITGPVQLKGLKNGSTIDLSSQQWTYQIGLQGEALDLPSGSSPQWVSKSTLPKNQPLIWYKKTFDAPAGNDPLAIDFTGMGKGEAWVNGQSIGRYWPTYASSNGGCTDSCNYRGGYSSNKCLKNCGTPSQKMYHLPHSWLKSSGNILVLFEEVGGDPTQITSATKQMGSLCAHVTESHPLPVDMWTSDSETARTSVPVLSLECPLPDQVISSIKFASFGTPRGSCGSFSHGKCSGRGALSIVHEACVGSKSCSIGVSSNTFGDPCTGVMKSLAVEASCK; via the exons ATGCTTGATATAAGAGGCAAAGAGATTCTGGTGGTTCTGTGTTTGGCGTTGGGGGTTCTTGCCACGACGTCGTTTGCTGTTGATGTAACGTACGATCATAGAGCGGTGGTGATTGATGGCAAGCGTAGGGTCctcatctccggctccattcaTTATCCTCGCAGCACTCCTGAG ATGTGGCCTGACCTTATTCAGAAATCTAAAGATGGAGGATTGGATGTGATCGAGACATATGTTTTTTGGAACTTACATGAACCAGTTCGAAACCAg TATAATTTCGAAGGAAGATATGATTTAGTTAAGTTCGTGAAGTTGGTAGCAGAAGCTGGTCTTTATGCTCATCTACGCATCGGTCCATATGTCTGTGCTGAATGGAACTACGG AGGATTCCCTCTTTGGTTGCATTTTGTACCAGGAATTGAGCTTCGAACTGATAATGAACCATACAAG GCTGAAATGCAGCGATTTACGACCAAAATTGTTGATCTGATGAAGCAGGAGAAACTTTATGCCTCTCAAGGAGGACCCATCATATTATCACAg ATTGAAAATGAGTATGGAAACATTGATTCAGCCTATGGGGCTGCTGGGAAGTCATATATCAAATGGGCAGCAAGTATGGCTGTATCTCAGAATACAGGAGTACCCTGGGTCATGTGCCAGCAATCAGATGCTCCTGATCCAATG ATCAACACTTGCAATGGATTCTACTGTGATCAATTCACCCCAAATTCTGACAAGAAACCCAAAATGTGGACAGAGAATTGGACTGGTTG gTTTCTTTCTTTCGGTGGTGCTGTGCCTTATAGACCTGTGGAAGATATCGCCTTTGCAGTGGCACGTTTTTTCCAGCGAGGTGGAACATTccaaaattattatatg TACCATGGTGGAACAAACTTTGATCGGACATCTGGTGGCCCCTTTATTGCTACAAGTTATGATTATGATGCTCCGCTTGACGAATATG GGCAACTCAGGCAACCCAAGTGGGGTCACCTAAAAGACCTGCATAAGGCCATAAAGCTTTGCGAGCCAGCATTGGTGGCCACCGATCCAACCATTACATCTCTAGGTCAAAATTTGGAG gCAGCTGTATATAAATCGGGATCAACATGTGCTGCCTTTCTTGCCAACATAGACACGAAGTCAGATGTAACTGTAAATTTCAGTGGCAATTCTTACCAGTTGCCTGCATGGTCTGTGAGCATTTTGCCAGATTGCAAGAATGTAGTTCTAAATACAGCAAAG ATAAATTCTGTGACTGTGGTTCCAAGCTTCACACACCAATCTCTGAAAGTTAATGATGATTCTTCTGATGCACCCCAGTCAGACTGGAGTTATATTAATGAACCTGTGGGCATCTCAAAGAAGGATGCATTTTCAAAGGTTGGATTGTTAGAACAAATAAACACAACAGCTGATAAAAGTGACTACCTGTGGTATTCATTAAG CACTGTCTTCAAAGCTGATGAGCCTTTCCTTCAAGATGGATCTAAAACTGTTCTTCATGTGGAATCACTTGGTCATGGCCTTCATGCTTTCGTAAATGGGAAGTTAGCAG GGAGTGGAAGAGGCAGCAGTGGTAATGCTAAGGTTTCGGTGGAGATCCCTGTCACACTTGCACCTGGGAAGAACACAATTGATCTCCTGAGTTTTACCGTTGGACTTCAG AACTACGGAGCCTTCTATGACAAGAGAGGTGCAGGAATTACTGGTCCTGTGCAGCtgaaaggtttgaaaaatgGATCTACTATCGATCTTTCTTCGCAGCAGTGGACGTATCAG ATTGGACTACAAGGAGAAGCCTTAGATCTGCCTAGTGGAAGTTCTCCACAGTGGGTTTCAAAATCAACCTTGCCCAAGAATCAGCCCTTGATATGGTACAAg AAAACGTTTGATGCCCCTGCTGGGAATGACCCTCTAGCAATAGACTTCACCGGAATGGGGAAAGGTGAGGCATGGGTAAATGGACAAAGCATTGGGCGTTACTGGCCAACCTATGCCTCCTCAAATGGAGGCTGCACTGACTCTTGCAATTACAGAGGAGGTTACAGCTCAAACAAATGCCTTAAGAACTGTGGAACGCCGTCTCAGAAAAT GTATCACTTACCCCATTCCTGGTTAAAATCAAGTGGCAACATTCTTGTATTGTTTGAGGAGGTTGGCGGTGATCCAACACAAATAACTTCTGCCACAAAACAGATGGGAAGTTTATGCGCCCATGTGACAGAGTCTCACCCTTTACCTGTAGATATGTGGACTTCAGATTCAGAAACTGCCAGGACATCAGTGCCTGTACTATCACTTGAATGTCCATTGCCTGATCAGGTCatttcttcaatcaaatttGCAAGTTTTGGAACACCTCGTGGTTCTTGTGGGAGTTTTAGCCATGGAAAATGCAGTGGCAGAGGGGCTCTTTCCATTGTACATGAG GCTTGTGTTGGATCCAAGAGTTGTAGCATTGGAGTATCAAGCAATACATTTGGCGACCCATGTACTGGAGTAATGAAAAGTTTAGCAGTAGAAGCTTCTTGTAAATGA
- the LOC123207377 gene encoding uncharacterized protein LOC123207377 isoform X1, which produces MDSSKKKKGEEEKKTKETKTKAKTPEKKKETNTKTKPKATSKKQKTNKISNGAVSDSKDVASPTSNNDSQQKQPHKKRSLEPIKNKRSESKKPKKSGKKQELDDEEEKEDMKYSVFPMSRIKRIMKSQGCDSALTGDAVFLVNKATEKFLEQFSEDAYACCVKDRKKSVAYKHLASVVSKQMRYEFLSDFVPEKVKAEDALSERKLAETGEG; this is translated from the exons ATGGATTCTtcgaagaaaaagaaaggagaagaggagaagaaaacaaaagaaaccaaAACCAAAGCGAAAACTCcggagaagaagaaggagacCAATACAAAGACCAAACCAAAGGCAACTTCAAAGAAACAGAAAACTAACAAGATCAGCAATGGTGCCGTGAGCGACTCCAAGGATGTTGCCTCACCAACATCAAACAATGACTCGCAACAAAAACAACCCCACAAGAAGAGAAGTCTAGAGCCCATAAAAAATAAGCGAAGCGAGAGCAAGAAACCCAAGAAAAGCGGTAAAAAACAAGAGCTTGACGATGAGGAAGAGAAAGAGGACATGAAATATTCTGTCTTTCCCATGAGTAGAATTAAAAGGATTATGAAAAGTCAAGGTTGTGATTCTGCATTAACTGGGGATGCTGTTTTTCTCGTTAACAAAGCTACG GAGAAGTTTCTTGAACAGTTTAGTGAAGATGCCTATGCATGTTGTGTTAAGGATCGTAAAAAATCTGTTGCTTATAAACACTTAG CATCTGTTGTTTCTAAACAAATGAGATATGAATTTCTCTCAG ATTTTGTTCCTGAGAAAGTAAAAGCTGAGGATGCCTTGTCAGAAAGGAAATTAGCTGAGACTGGGGAAGGATAG